One window of Tenacibaculum maritimum NCIMB 2154 genomic DNA carries:
- a CDS encoding GNAT family N-acetyltransferase, whose translation MVQFNVSSSIEELEEILTLQKENLPFNLSEVERQEQGFVTVEHNLAILKEMHLIHPHIIAKDKGKVIGYALSMSSKFKDDIAILKPMFTEINNSSKANERFIVMGQICIHKEYRGKGVFKGLYTKMKKEFCNDYTAIITEIDLLNTRSINAHKAIGFKNLSTYTANNQNWQVVFMEL comes from the coding sequence ATGGTTCAGTTTAATGTATCATCTTCTATTGAAGAATTAGAAGAAATTTTAACCTTACAAAAAGAAAACCTTCCTTTTAATTTGTCTGAAGTAGAACGACAAGAACAAGGATTCGTAACAGTAGAGCATAATTTAGCTATTTTAAAAGAAATGCATTTAATTCACCCGCATATCATCGCTAAAGATAAAGGAAAAGTTATTGGATATGCCCTTTCTATGTCTTCTAAGTTCAAAGATGATATTGCTATTTTAAAGCCAATGTTTACAGAAATCAACAACTCTTCCAAAGCCAATGAACGTTTTATTGTTATGGGACAAATTTGTATTCATAAAGAATATCGTGGAAAAGGAGTTTTTAAAGGTCTATATACTAAGATGAAAAAAGAATTTTGCAATGATTACACTGCTATAATCACTGAAATAGACCTCTTAAACACAAGATCCATCAATGCACATAAGGCCATTGGTTTTAAAAACTTATCAACTTATACCGCTAACAATCAAAATTGGCAAGTTGTTTTTATGGAACTCTAA
- a CDS encoding molybdenum cofactor biosynthesis protein MoaE — translation MNTTSIKITSKKLSIHEGYEFVRDDSCGGIATFIGTVRNATQNKEVTQLDFSTYKPMAIKEMQKIADTALEKFKIKKIAIHHSEGLLEIGDIPVIIAVSAPHRKAAFQACEYAIDTLKETVPIWKKEFFTDGEVWVNAHP, via the coding sequence ATGAATACAACCTCAATTAAAATAACTTCTAAAAAACTAAGCATTCATGAAGGGTACGAATTCGTTAGAGATGATTCTTGCGGCGGTATCGCTACGTTTATAGGTACTGTTAGAAATGCTACACAAAATAAAGAAGTAACGCAATTAGATTTTTCTACATATAAGCCAATGGCTATTAAAGAAATGCAAAAAATAGCTGATACTGCACTAGAAAAGTTTAAGATAAAAAAAATAGCGATTCACCACTCAGAAGGACTTTTAGAAATTGGAGACATCCCTGTTATTATTGCTGTCTCTGCTCCTCATAGAAAAGCTGCTTTTCAAGCGTGCGAATACGCTATAGACACCTTAAAAGAAACAGTTCCTATTTGGAAAAAAGAGTTTTTTACCGACGGAGAAGTTTGGGTAAATGCTCATCCTTAA
- a CDS encoding T9SS type B sorting domain-containing protein, translating to MKKIKLLTLLLISVTLNTFSQGHEVTVGNPICGTSITKNAPANYDYLLDKKNSWTTMLYTAPRINTSGAIKGIAFFTDCVVTSNCSFDEAKHQKIYLKEIEETQFNATNEPDLSTYTLVYDGKITWRRGQGNVENSKTQIIFQNSFQYSGNKNLAIYFLNENNNALGGFLGCGSSPPFLWDYAGEKTIVREFFKQGEKSGSGTFDTTLPIIRFYFDALNTDDFTPSPQTTQITATPTEILANGVSSSKITVQLYNEKGGTLNHSGQRIELNTTAGSLGAVTDNNNGTYTALLTSGTLIEVATISGILNGTNISDTAEVKFIDKNTPIDPIDPVDPINPVFNSNIVQGFSPNGDGKNDTWKIMPNVFNNYPNNSLQVFNRQGNLVFQAAPYKNNWDGISTGKITISKETKLPIGPYYFVFNTGTNKTHKGWVYINY from the coding sequence ATGAAAAAAATAAAACTACTTACTCTTTTACTAATATCAGTAACCTTAAACACTTTTTCTCAAGGGCATGAAGTTACAGTAGGAAATCCAATATGTGGCACTTCCATAACTAAAAATGCACCCGCTAATTATGATTATCTCTTAGATAAAAAAAATAGCTGGACTACCATGCTTTATACAGCTCCAAGAATCAATACTTCAGGAGCAATAAAAGGTATTGCATTTTTTACTGATTGTGTTGTGACTTCTAATTGTTCTTTTGACGAGGCTAAGCATCAGAAAATATATTTAAAAGAGATAGAGGAAACACAATTTAACGCTACTAATGAGCCTGATTTATCAACATACACATTGGTATATGACGGAAAAATCACTTGGAGAAGGGGGCAAGGAAATGTAGAAAATTCTAAAACACAAATAATTTTTCAAAACTCATTTCAATACTCAGGAAATAAAAATTTAGCTATTTATTTTTTAAATGAAAATAATAACGCTTTAGGTGGCTTCTTAGGATGTGGAAGTTCTCCTCCTTTTCTATGGGATTATGCCGGAGAAAAAACAATCGTTCGCGAATTTTTTAAACAGGGTGAAAAAAGTGGAAGTGGAACTTTTGATACTACACTACCTATCATCCGTTTTTATTTTGACGCGTTAAATACAGATGATTTTACTCCTTCTCCTCAAACTACGCAAATAACTGCAACCCCTACAGAGATTTTAGCAAACGGAGTTTCTTCAAGTAAAATAACCGTACAACTTTACAACGAAAAAGGAGGTACATTAAATCATTCTGGGCAACGTATAGAACTCAATACTACAGCGGGAAGTTTAGGTGCCGTTACAGATAATAATAATGGAACCTATACAGCTCTCTTAACGAGTGGCACTCTTATAGAAGTTGCTACAATTTCAGGGATTTTAAACGGCACTAATATCAGCGACACAGCTGAGGTAAAATTCATTGATAAGAATACTCCTATTGACCCTATTGATCCTGTTGACCCTATAAATCCAGTGTTTAATTCAAACATAGTTCAAGGTTTTTCTCCTAATGGAGATGGAAAAAATGATACTTGGAAAATTATGCCAAATGTATTTAATAACTACCCAAATAATTCTTTACAGGTTTTTAATAGACAAGGAAATTTAGTGTTTCAAGCAGCTCCTTATAAAAATAATTGGGATGGTATTTCTACCGGTAAAATAACCATTTCAAAAGAAACGAAACTTCCCATAGGTCCTTATTATTTTGTTTTTAATACAGGAACAAATAAGACTCATAAAGGTTGGGTATATATTAATTATTAA
- a CDS encoding nitrilase family protein, with the protein MEASNTLEIAFIQSDLIWESPIKNREKFTSKIKQIEQPVDLIILPEMFTTGFTMNAKKFAELMNGETVLWMQEVAASKKAALVGSIIIIENNSYYNRLLFVYPSGKIAFYDKKHTFSLAGEGEVFSSGNKKCILKYKGWKICPLICYDLRFPVWARNTENYDLLLYIANWPKRRINAWDALLKARAIENMSYTIGVNRVGKDIHNYEYTGNSIALDCLGEHLSNTAETKALTTGNEIIISKTLCKKSQDTLRNKFLFLKDRDTFSFE; encoded by the coding sequence TTGGAAGCTTCGAATACTTTAGAAATCGCATTTATACAATCAGATCTAATTTGGGAAAGCCCTATTAAAAACAGAGAAAAGTTTACTTCTAAAATCAAGCAAATTGAACAACCTGTTGACTTAATAATTTTACCAGAAATGTTTACCACTGGGTTTACTATGAATGCTAAGAAATTTGCAGAGTTAATGAACGGAGAAACAGTTTTATGGATGCAAGAAGTAGCAGCATCAAAAAAAGCTGCTCTTGTAGGAAGTATCATTATTATTGAAAACAATAGCTATTATAACAGATTATTGTTTGTGTATCCTTCTGGTAAAATCGCTTTTTATGATAAAAAACATACATTTAGCTTAGCTGGAGAAGGAGAGGTGTTTTCATCGGGAAATAAAAAATGTATTCTAAAATATAAAGGCTGGAAAATTTGCCCTCTAATTTGCTATGATTTAAGATTTCCTGTTTGGGCTAGAAATACTGAAAATTATGATCTTTTACTATACATAGCCAATTGGCCAAAACGCAGGATCAATGCTTGGGATGCTTTATTAAAAGCTCGTGCTATTGAAAATATGAGCTATACGATTGGTGTTAATAGAGTAGGAAAAGACATTCATAATTATGAATACACAGGAAATTCGATTGCTTTAGATTGTTTAGGAGAGCATCTTTCTAACACAGCAGAAACAAAAGCATTAACTACTGGAAATGAAATTATCATTAGTAAAACCCTATGCAA
- a CDS encoding NADP(H)-dependent aldo-keto reductase, translated as MKYTTLPNTTIKVSKICLGTMTWGKQNTEAEGHEQMDYALEQGVNFFDTAELYSVPATPETYGATEKIIGSWFKKTGNRDKVILASKIAGGGDYTAHIRKDGFSKRAIAEAIENSLQRLQTDYIDLYQLHWPERGVNCFGVRDYPYKTTAKEAENHLEILETLNSFVKQGKIRQIGLSNETPWGTMKYLQTAKQHNLLKPVTIQNSYSLIHRAYEYGMSEVSLRENIGLLAYSPLAQGVLSGKYLDGKTPEGARGTLFPRFIARYTSEGSQKAVREYQRIAVKNGLTLSELALAYINQLPFVTSNIIGATKMSQLKENINSIHIELSSEILNEIEAIHALIPNPAP; from the coding sequence ATGAAATACACAACATTACCAAATACAACCATAAAAGTTAGCAAGATTTGCCTAGGAACGATGACTTGGGGAAAACAGAATACAGAAGCTGAAGGTCATGAACAAATGGATTATGCTTTAGAACAAGGAGTAAATTTTTTTGATACAGCAGAGCTGTATTCAGTACCTGCTACACCTGAAACTTATGGAGCTACGGAGAAAATCATTGGGTCTTGGTTCAAAAAAACAGGAAATAGAGACAAGGTAATATTGGCGTCTAAAATTGCTGGAGGAGGAGATTATACAGCGCATATTAGAAAAGATGGATTTAGCAAAAGAGCTATTGCAGAAGCTATCGAAAATAGTCTTCAACGTTTGCAAACAGATTATATTGATCTGTATCAACTTCATTGGCCAGAAAGAGGAGTAAATTGTTTTGGAGTAAGGGATTATCCTTATAAGACAACGGCTAAAGAAGCGGAAAATCATCTGGAAATCTTAGAAACCTTAAATTCTTTTGTAAAACAAGGAAAAATTCGACAGATAGGTTTGTCAAACGAAACTCCTTGGGGAACAATGAAGTATTTGCAAACAGCAAAGCAGCATAATTTATTGAAGCCTGTAACTATTCAAAATTCTTATTCATTAATTCATAGAGCTTATGAATATGGAATGTCTGAAGTTTCTTTGCGAGAAAATATAGGGTTACTTGCTTATTCTCCATTGGCACAAGGAGTTTTATCAGGTAAATATTTAGATGGAAAGACTCCAGAAGGAGCTAGAGGAACATTATTTCCTAGGTTTATTGCACGTTATACTTCTGAAGGCTCTCAGAAAGCTGTAAGGGAATATCAGCGAATCGCTGTGAAAAATGGTTTAACATTATCAGAGTTAGCATTAGCGTATATCAATCAATTACCGTTTGTAACTAGTAATATTATTGGAGCTACAAAAATGAGCCAACTAAAAGAAAATATCAATAGTATTCATATTGAGTTATCTTCAGAAATTTTGAACGAAATAGAGGCAATTCATGCATTGATACCTAACCCAGCACCATAG
- a CDS encoding PD-(D/E)XK nuclease family protein — MQSFISETLDIILKTTHSFDNVVFVLPSQRAGVFVKKELKDKIFTGFLPQILNIEEFVGEISKLKKVDTVQLLFYFYGIYKKIEEKPDSFDVFSSWAFTAIQDFNEVDQHLINPKDIFTYLRDIERLRKWSVKGTFKETELVKDHFYFMEKLGTYYTQFYQFLVGNSIGYQGVMYREATAKIEEYISENLDKKFFLIGFNALNKSEEFLFQKMLAAGNTNIFWDIDEAFLSNNHQAGNFVRKYKKKWKYYEKHELQSVGDWFSKKKEIQVIGTSKNITQIKYAGEILEKLPNHQNTALVLSDETLLPITLNSLPENIEEINITMGYPLKDIPTTQLILSVFQLFLSQEKLQKKEQNVFYYKDVTQFVKQASIYKILRNNNIQIDNILFDSIISQNNTFVNQEVILTFFEKLKEEDKSVLFSIFAPFTNISDFMIRVIRLIDRVKEYANELEKEYLFRFYTAFTQLQNLHSAFNYVQDLKTLYQFFKQLIQSESLSFQGEPLQGLQLMGMLETRVLDFENVIITSVNEGVLPANSMQNSFIPFDVKIEFGLPTHKEKDAVFSYHFFRLIQRAKNIFILFNTESDAFGGGEKSRFVTQLELMKENIIQKTIAPKVVTSLSKLKEIPKNEEVLKRLKELGKKGISPSAFTNYLYNPIAFYKQKVLKINEFEEIEETVAINTMGTVVHDVLDELYTPFTKNGGQFIKKEDLDNFQKRSKNLVAKYFKKHFKNGDIETGKNRLIFEVANRFVLNFLKQEQELLKDSDNQLKIIATEQNLATEIHVAGIEYPIKIHGQVDRIDELNGVTRIIDYKTGKVEASNLKILDYENIREYKYHKAIQVMLYAFLYTKNINFDFNKPLEAGIISFKNLKKGFLKMNFSSNYRTPDNAITLERLEEFMGEVKNVLEDIYNPDTSFLEPKELPF; from the coding sequence ATGCAATCTTTTATTTCAGAAACATTAGATATTATTTTAAAAACAACGCACTCTTTTGATAATGTGGTTTTTGTACTACCTTCTCAAAGAGCAGGTGTTTTTGTAAAAAAAGAATTAAAGGATAAGATTTTTACAGGTTTTTTGCCTCAAATTTTAAATATAGAAGAGTTTGTTGGAGAAATTTCCAAGCTAAAAAAGGTAGATACGGTTCAGTTGCTTTTTTATTTTTACGGTATCTATAAAAAAATAGAAGAAAAACCTGATTCTTTTGATGTTTTTTCATCGTGGGCATTTACCGCGATTCAAGATTTTAATGAAGTGGATCAGCACTTGATAAATCCGAAAGACATTTTTACTTATTTAAGAGATATAGAGCGATTGAGGAAATGGTCGGTTAAAGGAACATTTAAAGAAACAGAACTGGTAAAAGATCACTTTTACTTTATGGAAAAGTTAGGAACTTATTATACCCAATTTTATCAGTTTTTAGTAGGTAACTCTATTGGTTATCAAGGGGTAATGTATAGGGAGGCTACTGCAAAAATAGAGGAGTATATTTCAGAAAATCTGGATAAGAAATTTTTTTTAATAGGGTTTAATGCATTGAATAAATCAGAGGAGTTTCTATTTCAAAAAATGTTAGCAGCAGGCAATACCAATATTTTTTGGGATATTGATGAGGCTTTTTTAAGCAATAATCACCAAGCAGGAAATTTTGTTAGAAAGTACAAAAAAAAATGGAAGTACTATGAAAAACATGAACTTCAAAGTGTAGGAGATTGGTTTTCTAAAAAGAAGGAAATTCAGGTTATTGGAACCTCCAAAAATATCACCCAAATAAAATATGCAGGAGAAATCTTAGAGAAATTACCGAATCATCAAAATACAGCGCTAGTGCTTTCTGATGAAACATTGTTACCTATAACCTTAAATTCATTACCAGAAAATATAGAAGAAATTAATATCACTATGGGGTATCCTCTAAAAGATATTCCAACAACTCAGCTAATTCTTTCAGTTTTCCAGCTATTTCTTTCTCAAGAAAAACTCCAAAAAAAGGAACAAAACGTATTTTATTATAAAGATGTTACTCAGTTTGTAAAACAAGCTTCTATTTATAAGATTTTAAGAAATAATAATATACAAATAGATAACATTCTTTTTGATAGCATTATTAGTCAGAATAATACATTTGTTAACCAAGAAGTAATTCTTACCTTTTTTGAAAAATTAAAAGAAGAAGATAAGAGTGTATTGTTTTCGATATTTGCGCCTTTTACCAATATTTCTGATTTTATGATAAGGGTCATCCGATTAATAGATCGTGTAAAAGAGTATGCAAATGAACTAGAAAAGGAGTATTTATTTCGTTTTTATACCGCATTTACCCAGTTACAAAACTTGCATTCAGCGTTTAATTATGTACAAGATCTAAAAACATTATATCAGTTTTTTAAGCAATTAATTCAATCGGAAAGTTTGTCTTTTCAAGGAGAACCACTGCAAGGATTACAATTGATGGGAATGCTAGAAACAAGGGTGTTAGATTTTGAAAATGTAATCATAACTTCTGTAAATGAAGGAGTGTTACCAGCAAATAGTATGCAAAATTCATTCATTCCCTTTGATGTAAAGATTGAATTCGGATTGCCAACACATAAAGAAAAAGATGCTGTATTTTCTTACCATTTCTTTAGGTTGATTCAACGAGCAAAAAATATCTTTATTTTATTCAACACAGAAAGCGATGCTTTTGGTGGAGGAGAAAAAAGTAGATTCGTAACTCAGTTAGAGTTAATGAAAGAAAATATTATTCAAAAAACAATAGCTCCTAAAGTAGTAACTTCCTTATCAAAATTAAAAGAAATACCAAAGAATGAGGAAGTTTTAAAAAGGCTAAAAGAATTAGGGAAGAAAGGAATCTCTCCATCAGCTTTTACCAATTACCTATACAATCCTATTGCTTTTTATAAGCAAAAAGTATTAAAAATAAATGAATTTGAAGAAATAGAAGAAACGGTTGCTATAAATACGATGGGAACTGTTGTTCATGATGTTTTAGATGAGTTATACACACCATTTACAAAAAACGGAGGCCAGTTTATTAAAAAAGAAGATCTTGATAATTTCCAAAAACGATCAAAAAACTTGGTTGCGAAATATTTTAAAAAGCATTTTAAAAATGGAGATATTGAAACAGGAAAGAATAGATTGATTTTTGAAGTTGCTAATCGGTTTGTGTTAAATTTTTTAAAACAAGAGCAAGAACTTTTAAAAGATAGCGATAACCAATTGAAAATCATAGCTACGGAACAAAATTTAGCTACAGAAATACATGTGGCAGGAATTGAATATCCTATTAAAATTCACGGACAAGTAGATAGAATAGACGAATTGAATGGTGTTACTAGGATTATAGATTATAAAACAGGTAAGGTAGAGGCTTCTAATTTAAAGATTCTTGATTATGAAAATATTAGAGAGTATAAGTACCACAAAGCAATACAAGTCATGTTATATGCTTTTTTATATACCAAGAATATCAATTTTGATTTTAATAAACCTTTAGAAGCGGGTATCATTTCTTTTAAAAACTTAAAAAAGGGGTTTTTAAAAATGAATTTCTCATCAAATTATAGAACTCCAGATAATGCAATTACCTTGGAGAGATTGGAAGAATTTATGGGAGAGGTTAAGAATGTTTTAGAGGACATTTATAACCCTGATACATCATTTTTAGAACCTAAAGAGTTACCGTTTTAG
- a CDS encoding PorP/SprF family type IX secretion system membrane protein yields the protein MFLKRITLLLLIINYYKVTAQNNVDYSLYNYSLNLINPAFAGQKKHSELLINSKMQWVGIENAPKTSTFSLNIPLKNNIGVGVNVINDKIFIFNQTKIALDFSYKLKITNEHDLQFGLKALGNIYSGNINTIKTEQQNDLFFSESINKFSPNFTIGAAITHEDYYTHLAINNLLIDSRYSKLSSSKNISRLNISLGGGYIFTLNNTLKLIPSTLIRIEEGVPLSFDINSTLKINEKHRIGLSYFWNNSVSINGLLAISNTIQLGYGYRLTTNDLSTEQNGTHEFIILFNMDNLL from the coding sequence ATGTTTTTAAAAAGAATTACATTATTACTTCTGATAATAAACTATTACAAAGTTACAGCTCAAAACAATGTAGATTACTCATTATACAACTATAGTTTAAATCTTATAAATCCAGCTTTTGCTGGTCAAAAAAAACATAGTGAATTACTTATAAATTCAAAAATGCAATGGGTTGGTATAGAGAACGCCCCAAAAACTAGCACTTTCTCTTTAAACATCCCATTGAAAAATAACATAGGAGTTGGCGTGAATGTTATCAATGATAAAATTTTTATTTTCAATCAAACTAAAATAGCCTTAGATTTTTCTTATAAGTTAAAAATAACTAATGAACACGATTTACAGTTTGGACTAAAAGCTCTAGGAAATATTTATAGTGGCAACATCAATACCATAAAAACAGAGCAACAAAATGATTTATTCTTTTCAGAATCCATTAATAAATTCAGCCCTAATTTTACAATTGGTGCAGCCATTACCCACGAAGATTATTATACGCACTTAGCCATTAATAATCTTTTAATTGATAGTAGATACTCAAAACTGAGTAGTTCTAAAAATATTAGCAGACTAAATATTTCTTTAGGTGGCGGATATATATTTACATTAAACAATACTCTAAAGCTCATTCCGTCAACTTTAATAAGAATTGAAGAAGGCGTTCCTTTATCATTTGATATAAATAGCACATTAAAAATTAATGAAAAGCACCGTATAGGTCTTTCTTATTTCTGGAACAATTCTGTATCAATTAATGGGCTACTAGCCATATCAAATACCATCCAACTAGGGTATGGATATCGACTAACTACCAATGATTTAAGCACTGAACAAAACGGAACTCATGAATTTATAATTCTTTTTAATATGGATAACCTACTTTAG
- a CDS encoding phosphoglycerate kinase, with the protein MKTLNDFNFENKKALIRVDFNVPLNDEFQVTDSTRIQAAKSTIIKVLEDGGSCVLMSHLGRPKGIEEKYSLKHIVSEVVNVIGCNVKFVEDCIGDKVAAAVDNLKNGEILLLENLRFYAEEKSGDIAFAEQLSKWGDVYINDAFGTAHRAHASTAVIAQFFPEKKCFGNLLAKEIESIDKVLNNSEKPVTAILGGAKVSSKIGVIENILDKVDHIIVGGGMTFTFIKALGGKIGSSLVEDDKLALALEILELAKEKNTQIHLPVDAVIADAFSNEASTKEVDTNTIPDGWMGLDCGAQTSVNFAEIIEQSKTILWNGPLGVFEMENFAKGTISLGDAIAKATEKGAFSLVGGGDSVAAVKQFGFGNKVSYVSTGGGAMLEMLEGKTLPGIEAILK; encoded by the coding sequence ATGAAAACACTCAACGATTTTAACTTTGAAAATAAAAAAGCATTAATTCGAGTAGATTTTAATGTGCCTTTAAATGACGAATTTCAAGTAACAGATTCCACTAGAATTCAAGCTGCAAAATCTACAATTATTAAGGTTTTAGAAGATGGAGGGAGTTGTGTGTTAATGTCTCATTTAGGAAGGCCTAAAGGGATAGAAGAAAAGTATTCATTAAAGCATATTGTAAGCGAAGTTGTAAATGTGATAGGGTGCAATGTAAAGTTTGTTGAAGACTGTATTGGAGATAAGGTAGCAGCAGCAGTTGACAATTTAAAAAATGGGGAAATTTTATTATTAGAAAACTTACGCTTTTACGCAGAGGAAAAGTCAGGGGATATTGCTTTTGCAGAGCAATTATCTAAATGGGGAGATGTATATATTAATGACGCTTTTGGTACAGCTCACAGAGCTCATGCATCAACGGCAGTTATTGCACAGTTTTTCCCAGAAAAAAAATGTTTTGGTAATTTATTGGCTAAAGAAATAGAGAGTATTGATAAAGTACTGAATAATTCAGAAAAACCAGTAACCGCAATTTTAGGAGGGGCAAAGGTTTCTTCAAAAATAGGAGTCATTGAAAATATTTTGGATAAGGTAGATCATATTATTGTAGGAGGAGGAATGACTTTTACATTTATCAAGGCATTAGGAGGAAAAATTGGAAGTTCTTTGGTAGAAGATGATAAGCTAGCATTGGCCCTTGAAATATTAGAATTGGCTAAAGAAAAAAATACACAAATTCATTTGCCTGTTGATGCTGTTATAGCAGATGCGTTTAGTAATGAGGCAAGCACAAAAGAAGTAGATACGAATACTATTCCAGATGGATGGATGGGATTGGATTGTGGAGCGCAAACTTCTGTTAATTTTGCAGAGATTATTGAGCAATCTAAAACTATTTTATGGAATGGACCTTTAGGAGTGTTTGAAATGGAAAACTTTGCAAAAGGAACGATTAGCTTAGGAGATGCAATTGCTAAAGCCACAGAAAAAGGCGCATTTTCTCTTGTAGGAGGAGGTGATTCTGTAGCTGCTGTAAAGCAATTTGGTTTTGGTAATAAAGTAAGCTATGTATCTACAGGAGGAGGGGCTATGTTAGAAATGTTGGAAGGAAAGACCTTACCAGGAATAGAAGCAATACTGAAATAA